From [Clostridium] symbiosum, a single genomic window includes:
- a CDS encoding Xaa-Pro peptidase family protein, with the protein MMSVKKYVEARIERLKNRMVEQGLDAVIIQKPETVFYFSNFNPVINSHPAFVVVCPDRAPCLLVHALRMEHAKEEGALDCVEIYGKWGDKVSLALKPADAFRELLGRENMRIGMELDHINVELYREITVKLRPSEIISISYMTSMMKVIKDEYEIGCIRKSAQLVDMGVKTAIEYISQGYSEAEASTEGQYAMRRLWHEKLPDAEVCGFGTSEGGMIDSLHVWCLSNGHIAYGCDCPKHYHPHDGDLTLPMAWAKTDGYHAENERTVMVGRPDSFRQKAYDGMLRARECIFQILKPGAVYEELYCAAARIYTEYGFGNILPGRVGHGIGCSAHEFPSIERGNKLTLQPGMVITVEPGLMDESWGGVRHSDTVLITENGYERLTRLEMGEITIQIKK; encoded by the coding sequence ATGATGTCAGTTAAAAAATATGTGGAAGCAAGAATAGAACGTCTGAAAAACAGGATGGTTGAACAGGGGTTGGATGCGGTGATTATCCAGAAACCGGAGACAGTCTTTTATTTCAGCAATTTCAATCCGGTTATCAACAGCCATCCTGCCTTTGTGGTGGTCTGCCCGGACAGAGCGCCCTGTCTGCTGGTACATGCACTTCGAATGGAACACGCGAAGGAAGAAGGAGCGCTTGACTGCGTGGAGATTTACGGAAAATGGGGAGATAAAGTTTCATTGGCCTTAAAACCGGCCGATGCGTTCAGAGAACTGCTCGGCCGGGAGAATATGAGAATCGGAATGGAGCTTGATCACATCAATGTAGAGTTATACCGTGAAATAACCGTGAAGCTGCGGCCGAGCGAAATTATTTCCATATCGTATATGACAAGTATGATGAAAGTCATTAAGGACGAATATGAAATCGGTTGTATCAGGAAGTCGGCCCAACTGGTTGATATGGGAGTGAAAACTGCGATTGAATACATCAGCCAGGGATATTCGGAGGCGGAGGCATCCACCGAGGGGCAATATGCGATGAGAAGGCTGTGGCATGAAAAGTTACCCGATGCGGAGGTGTGCGGATTCGGGACATCGGAAGGAGGCATGATCGACAGTCTCCATGTGTGGTGCCTGTCGAACGGGCATATTGCCTATGGCTGCGACTGTCCCAAACATTACCATCCACATGACGGAGATCTTACTCTTCCCATGGCATGGGCGAAGACAGACGGGTATCATGCTGAAAATGAAAGAACGGTTATGGTTGGACGTCCCGATTCGTTCAGACAAAAAGCATACGATGGAATGCTGAGAGCCAGAGAATGCATTTTTCAGATATTAAAGCCGGGAGCGGTTTATGAAGAACTCTATTGTGCGGCTGCCCGGATTTATACGGAGTATGGATTTGGAAATATACTTCCCGGCCGTGTCGGCCATGGGATTGGCTGCTCCGCCCATGAATTTCCATCAATCGAGAGGGGGAACAAGCTCACGCTTCAGCCGGGGATGGTGATCACGGTGGAGCCCGGGCTGATGGACGAGTCCTGGGGAGGGGTACGCCATTCCGATACGGTACTGATAACGGAGAATGGCTATGAGAGGCTGACCAGACTAGAGATGGGAGAAATTACCATACAAATCAAAAAATAA
- a CDS encoding electron transfer flavoprotein subunit beta/FixA family protein, whose amino-acid sequence MKIVVCIKQVPDTKGGVKFNPDGTLDRGAMLTIMNPDDKAGLEAALRLKDQYGAEVTVVTMGLPKAEEVLREAMAMGADNGVLVTDRVLGGADTWATSQTIAGAIRNMEYDLIITGRQAIDGDTAQVGPQISEHLGIPVISYAQEIKEINLEDKYIVVERQYDDRYHVVKAQLPCLLTALAELNEPRYMTPGGIFDAYSKEITVWGRNDLKDVEDSNLGLKGSPTQIAKASDKVRKGAGEHVTLDPAASADYIVSKLAEKHVI is encoded by the coding sequence GTGAAAATAGTAGTTTGTATTAAACAGGTTCCGGATACCAAAGGCGGAGTTAAATTTAATCCTGATGGTACTCTTGACAGAGGCGCAATGCTTACAATCATGAACCCAGACGACAAAGCTGGTCTGGAAGCAGCCCTCCGTTTAAAAGATCAGTATGGCGCAGAAGTTACCGTAGTTACGATGGGTCTTCCAAAGGCTGAAGAAGTTCTTCGTGAGGCTATGGCTATGGGCGCAGACAATGGCGTTTTAGTAACAGACAGAGTATTAGGCGGCGCAGATACATGGGCAACATCCCAGACAATTGCAGGCGCTATCCGCAATATGGAGTATGACTTAATCATCACAGGCCGTCAGGCTATCGATGGTGATACGGCACAGGTTGGACCGCAGATCTCCGAGCATCTTGGAATCCCGGTAATCAGCTATGCTCAGGAAATAAAAGAGATCAATCTCGAAGACAAATATATCGTTGTTGAGCGTCAGTATGACGACAGATATCATGTTGTTAAAGCTCAGTTACCATGCTTACTCACAGCTCTTGCAGAATTAAATGAGCCGCGTTACATGACTCCAGGCGGAATTTTCGATGCTTACAGCAAAGAAATCACTGTTTGGGGAAGAAATGACCTGAAAGACGTAGAAGATTCCAACTTAGGTTTAAAAGGTTCTCCAACTCAGATCGCTAAGGCTTCCGATAAAGTCAGAAAGGGCGCCGGCGAGCATGTAACTTTAGACCCGGCAGCTTCCGCAGATTACATCGTAAGCAAACTGGCAGAAAAACACGTTATTTAA
- a CDS encoding LysR family transcriptional regulator, which produces MINFLNLKYFLVLSEEMNFRKAAHKLYITQQSLSGHIQKLEEYFGVPLFKRGTPLRLTPAGIHLKNRAAELLAMESDLQKELIDISGFIGGSLTIGSTHVRTQVLLPSVLRVFNEKYPSVAIRLFEGNTDEVEGALHNGTVDVSIGFLPKDTAQISSIPLYEEHFMVIIPNVLIQKFFPEHSVLSTGKPDAAFVNLCLNTCPFLSMTPDTKLAEYSHEYFKYHNFVPHPFLETKNVGTLLSLCSAGLGVIICPETFIRYSFYDFSHHQIYLIEEPHRKNSIVVNFRDVKFRSPTIDAFVQTTKEVIY; this is translated from the coding sequence ATGATTAATTTTCTGAATCTTAAATATTTTCTCGTCCTCTCAGAGGAGATGAACTTCCGGAAAGCAGCTCATAAGCTGTACATTACTCAGCAGTCCTTAAGCGGCCATATCCAGAAGCTGGAAGAATATTTTGGTGTGCCTCTGTTCAAGCGGGGAACGCCCCTGAGGCTAACACCGGCAGGTATCCATCTTAAGAACCGCGCTGCCGAACTGCTGGCCATGGAAAGCGATTTACAAAAGGAACTGATCGATATCAGCGGATTTATCGGCGGCTCCCTGACGATAGGCAGTACCCATGTCAGGACACAGGTGCTTCTTCCCTCCGTTCTGCGGGTCTTTAATGAAAAATATCCCAGTGTAGCCATCCGGCTTTTCGAGGGAAATACGGATGAGGTTGAAGGGGCTCTCCACAATGGAACCGTTGATGTCAGTATTGGTTTTCTTCCAAAGGACACTGCCCAAATCTCCAGCATTCCTCTTTACGAAGAACATTTTATGGTCATCATACCGAATGTCCTGATCCAGAAATTTTTTCCGGAGCACAGCGTACTTAGCACCGGCAAACCGGATGCTGCTTTCGTCAACCTGTGCCTGAATACCTGTCCATTTTTATCCATGACTCCTGATACAAAGCTGGCAGAGTACAGCCACGAATATTTTAAATACCATAATTTTGTTCCGCATCCCTTCCTTGAGACGAAGAATGTGGGAACGCTTTTATCCCTGTGTTCGGCCGGTCTCGGGGTTATCATCTGCCCGGAGACGTTTATCCGTTATTCTTTCTATGACTTCTCGCATCATCAGATTTATCTCATCGAGGAGCCCCACAGAAAAAACAGTATCGTTGTAAATTTCCGTGATGTAAAGTTCCGTTCTCCTACTATCGATGCGTTTGTCCAGACCACCAAGGAAGTCATCTATTAA
- a CDS encoding electron transfer flavoprotein subunit alpha/FixB family protein has translation MNLEAYKGVFVFAQQVDNVIGGIAFELIGKGKELAKDLNTEVTAVLVGSDVKGLADQLAEYGADKVIVVDDPELKEYRTEPYTHALASVIEKYKPEIFLIGATAIGRDLGPRVCARIHTGLTADCTQLDIGDFPMNPIPGRETKHNQLLMTRPAFGGNTIATIACPEFRPQMATVRPGVMKKAPKVKGAKAVVEEFNPGFTPNNQYVEILDIVKAVTDTVDIMDAKILVSGGRGMGSPENFKILEDLAEAIGGTVSCSRAVVDAGWKPKDLQVGQTGKTVRPNVYFAIGISGAIQHLAGMEESDIIVAINKDETAPIFDVADYGVVGDLNKIVPFLTEKIKEAKAAAKEN, from the coding sequence ATGAACTTAGAAGCATATAAGGGAGTATTTGTCTTTGCACAGCAGGTTGATAACGTAATCGGCGGTATCGCATTCGAGCTGATTGGCAAAGGAAAAGAATTAGCAAAAGACTTAAACACAGAAGTAACAGCTGTTTTAGTTGGTTCCGATGTAAAAGGCCTTGCAGATCAGCTGGCTGAATACGGCGCCGACAAAGTAATCGTTGTTGACGATCCTGAGTTAAAAGAGTACAGAACTGAGCCATACACACACGCTCTTGCATCTGTAATCGAGAAATATAAACCGGAAATCTTCTTAATTGGTGCTACAGCAATCGGCCGTGACCTTGGACCTCGTGTTTGCGCAAGAATCCATACAGGTTTAACAGCTGACTGTACACAGCTTGATATCGGTGACTTCCCAATGAACCCGATTCCTGGAAGAGAGACAAAACATAATCAGTTACTGATGACACGTCCTGCATTCGGTGGTAACACAATCGCTACTATCGCCTGCCCGGAATTCCGTCCTCAGATGGCAACCGTACGTCCAGGCGTTATGAAGAAAGCTCCGAAGGTAAAAGGCGCTAAAGCTGTAGTTGAAGAGTTCAACCCAGGATTTACACCAAACAACCAGTACGTAGAAATCCTTGACATCGTTAAGGCTGTAACTGATACTGTAGATATCATGGACGCTAAGATCCTCGTATCCGGCGGACGTGGAATGGGAAGCCCGGAAAACTTCAAGATCCTTGAAGACCTTGCTGAAGCAATCGGCGGAACAGTAAGCTGCTCCCGTGCAGTTGTAGATGCAGGCTGGAAACCGAAAGATTTACAGGTAGGCCAGACAGGTAAGACAGTTCGTCCTAACGTTTACTTTGCAATCGGTATCTCAGGCGCTATTCAGCATCTTGCAGGTATGGAAGAGTCCGATATCATTGTTGCCATCAACAAAGATGAGACAGCTCCTATCTTTGATGTAGCTGACTACGGCGTAGTAGGCGATCTGAACAAGATTGTTCCTTTCTTAACAGAGAAGATCAAAGAAGCAAAAGCTGCTGCAAAAGAGAACTAA